A genomic window from Vitis riparia cultivar Riparia Gloire de Montpellier isolate 1030 chromosome 16, EGFV_Vit.rip_1.0, whole genome shotgun sequence includes:
- the LOC117933064 gene encoding thylakoid lumenal 17.4 kDa protein, chloroplastic, producing MATLSIPLSLQHSSPKRHRFSVPELHSPFRISCSASWDSPELKASSSQLKELKTVAFGILAVCAVTAASPVIAASQRLPPLSTEPNRCERAFVGNTIGQANGVYDKPIDLRFCDYTNEKSNLKGKSLAAALMSDAKFDGADMSEVVMSKAYAVGASFKGVDFTNAVLDRVNFGKANLQGAVFKNTVLSGSTFDQAQLEDAVFEDTIIGYIDLQKICTNTSINADGRAELGCR from the exons ATGGCGACCCTCTCGATTCCGCTGTCTCTTCAACACTCCTCTCCAAAACGGCACCGTTTTTCTGTTCCAGAACTGCACTCACCATTCCGAATCAGCTGCTCTG CTAGCTGGGATAGTCCTGAACTAAAGGCAAGCTCATCACAGTTAAAGGAACTTAAAACTGTAGCTTTTGGGATTCTTGCTGTTTGTGCCGTGACTGCTGCCTCACCTGTCATTGCTGCCAGTCAG AGGCTGCCTCCATTGTCCACAGAGCCCAACCGCTGTGAGCGGGCATTTGTTGGAAACACGATCGGTCAAGCAAATGGCGTTTATGACAAGCCAATCGACCTCCGCTTCTGTGACTACACGAACGAGAAATCCAACCTCAAGGGGAAGTCTCTTGCAGCAGCACTCATGTCAGATGCTAAGTTTGATGGTGCAGACATGTCGGAGGTAGTGATGTCAAAGGCTTATGCCGTTGGAGCCAGCTTCAAAG GTGTAGACTTCACGAATGCAGTTCTGGACCGGGTGAATTTTGGGAAGGCCAATCTCCAAGGAGCTGTGTTCAAGAACACTGTATTATCAGGCTCCACCTTCGACCAAGCTCAGCTGGAAGATGCAGTGTTTGAGGACACCATTATCGGCTACATCGATCTTCAGAAGATTTGTACAAACACCAGCATCAATGCAGACGGAAGAGCTGAGCTCGGATGCCGGTAA